The Pyrenophora tritici-repentis strain M4 chromosome 3, whole genome shotgun sequence genome has a window encoding:
- a CDS encoding Fructose-2,6-bisphosphatase (GpmB, Fructose-2,6-bisphosphatase), whose amino-acid sequence MDTLLTAEIYANSPRFRRRSSTYVDAIHDLPTKEEMAPAQLYSTESGRLFHSGRIVIATCGLPARGKTHTSVALARYLRWLGVKTHVFHLGDYRRATLGPDNDVPEDYFFLNAAPQSVLLRNKILKKCREDIYHFLENDKGQVAIYDAVNAISQGRRSLAKEFAKNGIQTVFIESHCTDERIIQENVRRVKISSPDYQGWKDEDAVHDYLARINARIPHFETMEEPDLHWIKMINAGERVVVNNCAFGYLSQRIVFYLLNLHIKSRQTYFARAGTTREEDSYKADANLSPEGHDYAKKMSEVLLQYREEEKQKLIESGATDASLKPLTIWTSTRRRTVQTSEVLASMGYRVRQRSQMSQMNPGVCEKMSEAKIREEFPDEVTKHEADPYHHRYPRAESYHDLAVRMEPIILELEREENDLLIIAHESVLRVLYGYLMACNAADIPKLQFPRDEIIEIIPSSYNNVAKRIKIPNLPESMVPGSPEDIKIPVAPSGAVSPLSGMGTPQVQVDSGAATPREHGIQPLNLKAHINPSS is encoded by the exons ATGGACACCCTACT CACCGCAGAGATATATGCGAATTCTCCGCGCTTCAGGCGGCGGTCTAGTACATATGTCGACGCAATCCACGATCTACCCACCAAGGAAGAAATGGCGCCCGCTCAACTCTATAGCACAGAATCGGGCCGCCTCTTCCATTCCGGGCGAATAGTCATCGCTACTTGTGGACTGCCTGCTCGAGGCAAAACTCATACCTCCGTTGCCCTCGCCCGTTACCTTCGGTGGCTGGGTGTCAAGACTCACGTGTTTCATCTTGGCGACTATCGTCGCGCTACTCTAGGTCCGGACAATGACGTGCCGGAGGACTACTTCTTCCTAAATGCAGCGCCACAATCTGTCTTGTTGCGCAACAAGATATTGAAGAAGTGCCGTGAGGATATCTACCACTTTTTGGAGAACGACAAGGGCCAAGTGGCCATCTACGACGCCGTCAATGCTATCAGCCAAGGCCGGCGATCACTGGCCAAGGAATTTGCAAAGAACGGCATCCAGACAGTCTTTATCGAATCACACTGCACCGATGAGCGCATCATCCAGGAAAACGTTCGTCGTGTCAAAATCTCCTCGCCGGACTACCAGGGGTGGAAGGATGAAGACGCAGTCCACGACTACCTAGCCCGCATTAATGCACGGATACCGCACTTTGAAACCATGGAAGAGCCCGATCTGCACTGGATCAAGATGATCAACGCTGGCGAGCGAGTAGTAGTCAACAATTGCGCATTTGGATACCTTTCCCAACGAATTGTCTTCTACTTGCTCAACCTTCACATCAAGTCGCGGCAAACTTACTTTGCTCGCGCTGGAACCACACGGGAGGAGGATTCCTACAAGGCCGATGCCAATCTTTCACCAGAAGGGCACGACTATGCAAAGAAGATGAGCGAGGTCTTATTGCAGTACCGCGAGGAAGAGAAGCAGAAGCTTATTGAATCTGGAGCAACAGACGCGTCCTTGAAGCCATTGACTATCTGGACCTCAACACGTCGGAGAACTGTCCAGACATCAGAAGTTCTAGCGTCCATGGGCTACCGAGTCAGGCAACGATCGCAAATGAGCCAGATGAACCCAGGCGTGTGCGAAAAAATGTCTGAAGCAAAGATACGCGAGGAATTCCCAGATGAAGTCACAAAGCACGAGGCAGATCCATACCACCACCGGTACCCACGTGCAGAATCCTACCACGACCTAGCTGTGCGCATGGAACCCATCATTCTCGAGCTCGAACGCGAAGAGAACGATCTTCTCATCATTGCCCACGAATCCGTACTCCGTGTGCTGTACGGTTATCTCATGGCATGTAATGCAGCCGATATCCCCAAGCTGCAGTTCCCCCGCGATGAGATTATCGAG ATCATCCCCTCGTCCTACAACAATGTAGCCAAACGCATCAAGATCCCCAACCTTCCCGAATCAATGGTCCCCGGTAGCCCCGAGGACATCAAGATACCCGTTGCACCTTCTGGCGCGGTAAGTCCATTGTCTGGCATGGGCACTCCTCAGGTCCAAGTAGACTCTGGCGCTGCAACGCCCCGTGAACACGGTATCCAGCCTTTGAACTTGAAGGCGCATATTAATCCGTCATCGTGA
- a CDS encoding Porin-3 domain containing protein: MATPLQFNPAKEQAIADVLSQPRAANTGPFAQFQNVYDAFLERREALGLSNPGTVENIAREVQRDVFLNNSSFSGLRAELTKAFSAAPLFQVAHSLSMGSQVMPPYSYMVLYGSPRVFMQGNLDNELAFSGRFNWRWTSAFVTKTAVQLTSQGNMVSFENDYTGADFSASLKAVNPSILDGGITGMLMASYLQAVTPKLSLGIDAFWTRPAMAYPPELNVSYAARYRAVDWMACGQIIPDRGVLEASYWRRLTDKVETGINCNLAFAGIGPGGPMAGPQKEGNVTIGAKYDFRQSSFRAQIDNQGKVSCLLEKMIAPPIRVTFSGEIDHKQNAAKLGLAVAIEAADEAVMEQQEQQGAAMSAGSIPF; this comes from the exons ATGGCCACCCCGCTGCAATTTAACCCGGCAAAAGAACAAGCCATCGCTGACGTTCTCTCGCAACCTCGCGCCGCCAACACAGGCCCGTTCGCACAATTCCAAAATGTATACGACGCATTCCTAGAGCGGAGAGAAGCATTGGGGCTCAGCAACCCTGGCACCGTCGAGAACATTGCGAGAGAAGTGCAGCGCGATGTTTTCCTGAACAACTCGAGCTTTTCTGGCCTGCGCGCCGAGCTCACAAAGGCCTTCAGCGCAGCCCCGCTATTCCAGGTTGCGCATTCGCTATCTATGGGATCTCAGGTTATGCCGCCATACTCTTATATGGTTCTCTATGGATCACCAAGA GTTTTTATGCAAGGAAACCTCGACAACGAGCTCGCCTTCTCCGGACGCTTCAACTGGCGCTGGACGTCAGCATTCGTCACCAAGACAGCTGTCCAGCTCACGTCCCAAGGGAACATGGTCTCGTTCGAGAACGACTACACAGGTGCAGATTTCTCCGCTTCGCTCAAGGCCGTCAACCCCTCCATACTTGACGGTGGCATTACTGGTATGCTCATGGCAAGCTATCTTCAGGCCGTCACACCAAAGCTATCGCTCGGCATTGACGCTTTCTGGACACGTCCGGCCATGGCCTACCCACCCGAGCTCAACGTTTCGTATGCCGCCCGCTACAGGGCTGTTGACTGGATGGCCTGTGGTCAGATTATTCCGGACCGGGGTGTATTAGAGGCTTCATACTGGCGCAGACTCACAGACAAGGTGGAGACAGGTATCAACTGCAACCTCGCATTTGCTGGAATTGGACCTGGCGGACCCATGGCTGGCCCACAGAAGGAGGGCAATGTTACGATTGGTGCCAAATACGACTTCCGCCAGTCGTCATTCAGGGCGCAAATCGACAACCAGGGCAAGGTGTCGTGTTTGCTGGAGAAGATGATTGCGCCGCCGATCCGCGTAACCTTCTCTGGAGAAATCGACCACAAGCAG AACGCCGCCAAGCTCGGTCTGGCTGTCGCAATAGAAGCCGCCGACGAGGCTGTCATGGAACAGCAAGAACAACAGGGCGCCGCAATGTCAGCCGGCTCAATTCCCTTTTAA
- a CDS encoding ARG80, Regulator arginine metabolism, which yields METLEAPSRQSIGLPSINHMDADRVKREEVEYQRKRQAVSMSSPLHPYGGPLHLHINHQSSIASAVPGSLGGLLSPPESRRTSGDEKDSQRPTPRQSLPSIHEALGSEQPSLSFSTTVPPPSSITSAPQHYPAPSANTSPATQRPRHSPSDLQHAGQGPSNPFSHSRSPFPPTSQAGPPLPPQAQQESFPRAPYSEPRPPYSTPQHTQKLPALHPLKTAPSPPTSAARPPYSSYPPSAATYESAAPPSAGPMSQHHPYSQYPPGYPPSAQSASAPNSAYPPASSTYSAPPRYPQQTWQDNAEMARLEEKKIGRASLAPYGESVKRHLESFDLEASLNEMADGSGNIAEFSKIYRQRAHENQRIGLTPQSMPRLEEVDDMLKQSERIHMSLQRMRDVVFNHHQASIVEPPQDPRYRPVNGYDDNSSNYGDDTKGLGGFAGGDNKTRKRGRAAPPGRCHSCNRAETPEWRRGPDGARTLCNACGLHYAKLTRKMGGKQAMTHSNLRPKSVDHGSPTM from the exons ATGGAAACTCTAGAAGCCCCAAGCAGGCAAAG CATCGGCTTACCTTCAATCAACCACATGGATGCCGACAGAGTCAAGCGCGAAGAGGTCGAGTACCAGAGGAAACGCCAGGCTGTCTCCATGTCCAGCCCGTTACACCCTTATGGCGGACCTTTGCATCTGCACATCAATCACCAGTCTTCAATCGCCAGCGCAGTACCCGGCTCGCTTGGAGGCTTGCTGTCTCCTCCCGAATCACGCCGGACGTCTGGCGATGAAAAAGACTCGCAGCGACCGACACCGCGCCAGTCGCTTCCATCGATACATGAGGCCCTGGGCTCTGAGCAGCCGTCACTATCGTTTTCTACCACTGTGCCTCCACCTTCATCCATCACCTCAGCTCCTCAACATTATCCCGCACCATCTGCAAATACTTCTCCTGCTACCCAAAGGCCCCGCCACTCGCCGTCTGACCTTCAGCACGCCGGTCAGGGACCATCAAATCCATTCTCGCACTCCAGAAGCCCATTTCCTCCTACATCGCAAGCAGGCCCACCTCTACCACCCCAGGCACAGCAAGAGTCCTTCCCTCGTGCTCCATATTCCGAACCAAGGCCACCGTATTCGACTCCCCAGCACACCCAGAAGCTACCGGCTCTCCATCCACTCAAAACCGCGCCATCCCCACCAACGAGCGCTGCTCGCCCTCCTTATTCATCATATCCGCCATCCGCAGCCACCTACGAGAGCGCTGCCCCTCCATCAGCGGGACCAATGAGCCAGCACCACCCTTATTCACAATATCCTCCTGGCTATCCTCCGTCGGCCCAGTCTGCAAGTGCTCCCAACTCGGCCTACCCCCCTGCATCTTCAACATATTCTGCTCCGCCCCGATATCCTCAGCAAACATGGCAAGATAACGCGGAAATGGCTCGtctggaagagaagaagattgGCCGTGCAAGTCTAGCCCCTTATGGTGAATCAGTGAAGCGCCACCTCGAGAGCTTCGATCTAGAGGCCTCATTAAACGAGATGGCCGATGGATCTGGGAACATTGCTGAGTTCTCAAAAATCTACCGCCAACGGGCGCACGAGAACCAGCGTATCGGCTTAACACCACAATCCATGCCAAGATTAGAAGAAGTGGACGATATGCTAAAGCAAAGCGAGAGGATTCACATGTCTCTCCAGCGCATGCGAGATGTTGTCTTCAATCATCATCAAGCAAGCATCGTGGAACCCCCACAAGATCCGCGCTATCGACCGGTCAACGGTTATGATGACAACAGCAGCAATTATGGAGACGACACCAAGGGACTCGGTGGCTTCGCCGGCGGCGACAACAAGACAAGAAAACGAGGC CGAGCTGCTCCCCCAGGCCGATGTCATAGTTGCAATCGAGCAGAGACGCCAGAGTGGCGACGAGGGCCAGATGGTGCCCGAACTCTGTGCAATGCTTGTGGTCTAC ATTATGCAAAGTTGACCCGCAAGATGGGCGGCAAGCAAGCGATGACGCATTCCAACTTACGACCCAAATCTGTTGATCACGGTTCACCAACGATGTGA
- a CDS encoding glutamate-cysteine ligase — protein MAVALPKYSSDGIAYTDDEWTRRLFTSQVNLGGAADVMSRRPAVTALFDIEYLVVCYDQNNRKVRLSLRQADILAALANDEKLLQQGGGVPDLQAGNAEAKENPAPVFHPEFGRFMLEATPGKPWGIGFKDLLDVEPNMKWRRTIAKDHMAQTEFPITLTTFPRLGSTDCIVPSYPVSGPKLRSQFVPDEIANPHIRFPTLAANIRWRRGRKVQVNVPVFRDENTPWPWKDPTVNYDLHNWPEDDDVRNGAAKDNYIHMDAMAFGMGSCCLQITFQAKNIEEGRKMYDQLSPIAPILLALTAATPIYKGFLADTDVRWNQISNAVDDRTPEELGEKPLQNDRWRLPKSRYASNSTYISQDPRLRPEYLDPDLIIDTDIKKRLVEGGMDDLLATHFAHLFIRDPIVVFAEDLKELDLTKADHFENLQSTNWQHMRFKPPPAGSDMGWRVEFRPMEIQITDFENAAFSIFIVLLTRAILSFNLNFYIPITLVSENMETAHIRDAVSTQKFWFRKDPFSTHKSSGTGTSTPAETFSRPTTPTGPIEDEYTQMTINEVINGQTTSDGDGFPGLIPLVESYLNSMNVDVETRCDLATYLDLIRKRANGTYWTAAKWIRHFVQSHPEYKKDSVVSDDITYDLVKAAEQITKSEGRDGLGVEMLGRRR, from the exons ATGGCGGTCGCTCTGCCCAAATACTCATCAGACGGGATCGCTTACACCGACGACGAATGGACTCGTCGTCTTTTCACTTCTCAGGTCAACCTTGGTGGCGCTGCAGATGTCATGTCACGACGGCCCGCGGTAACGGCTCTTTTCGAC ATCGAGTACCTGGTTGTTTGCTATGATCAAAACAACCGCAAGGTCAGACTGTCACTACGCCAAGCAGACATTCTAGCTGCCCTTGCCAATGATGAGAAGCTTCTGCAGCAGGGAGGGGGAGTGCCTGACCTCCAGGCCGGAAATGCCGA GGCAAAGGAGAACCCTGCCCCCGTTTTCCACCCCGAGTTTGGAAGGTTCATGCTTGAAGCGACTCCAGGAAAGCCATGGGGCATCGGCTTCAAGGATCTGCTAGATGTCGAACCAAACATGAAGTGGAG ACGAACCATAGCCAAGGATCATATGGCCCAGACCGAGTTCCCGATCACGTTGACAACATTTCCCCGTCTTGGATCGACCGATTGCATTGTGCCCTCGTATCCTGTTTCGGGGCCTAAGCTCCGCTCCCAGTTTGTCCCCGATGAGATTGCGAACCCCCATATCCGCTTTCCAACTCTAGCGGCAAACATTCGCTGGCGGAGAGGCAGAAAAGTACAGGTCAATGTACCAGTTTTCAGAGATGAAAACACACCGTGGCCCTGGAAAGATCCTACTGTCAACTATGATTTGCATAACTGGCCGGAAGATGATGACGTCCGCAATGGTGCTGCAAAAGACAATTACATCCATATGGATGCCATGGCTTTCGGCATGGGAAGTTGTTGTCTACAGATCACGTTCCAAGCGAAAAATATTGAAGAAGGACGAAAAATGTATGACCAGCTCAGTCCTATAGCCCCTATCTTGCTTGCATTGACGGCGGCGACGCCAATCTACAAGGGTTTCCTGGCCGACACCGACGTGCGCTGGAACCAGATCAGCAATGCAGTTGATGATCGCACACCAGAGGAACTCGGAGAGAAG CCGTTGCAAAACGACCGTTGGCGACTCCCCAAGTCCCGCTATGCATCCAACTCAACGTACATATCCCAAGATCCGCGTCTCCGGCCTGAGTACCTCGACCCGGATCTCATCATTGATACCGATATCAAGAAGCGCCTAGTTGAAGGTGGCATGGACGACCTGCTAGCAACCCACTTCGCCCACCTCTTCATTCGGGATCCCATTGTTGTGTTCGCCGAAGACCTCAAGGAGCTGGACCTCACTAAAGCCGATCACTTTGAGAATCTGCAGTCGACCAACTGGCAGCACATGCGCTTCAAGCCACCGCCAGCAGGCTCCGATATGGGCTGGCGAGTCGAATTCCGACCCATGGAAATCCAAATCACCGATTTCGAGAATGCAGCGTTTTCCATCTTCATTGTGCTACTCACGCGCGCAATCCTTTCTTTCAACCTCAACTTCTACATTCCCATCACCCTCGTGTCAGAGAACATGGAAACAGCACACATCCGTGACGCCGTATCGACTCAGAAATTCTGGTTCCGCAAGGACCCCTTCTCGACACACAAGTCAAGCGGCACGGGCACCTCCACGCCCGCAGAGACCTTCAGCAGACCAACAACACCCACTGGCCCTATCGAGGACGAATACACACAAATGACCATCAATGAAGTCATCAATGGACAGACCACGTCAGACGGTGACGGCTTCCCTGGTCTTATCCCGCTCGTCGAATCATACCTCAATAGTATGAACGTCGATGTCGAGACGCGCTGTGATCTCGCTACCTACCTCGACTTGATTCGCAAGCGCGCAAACGGCACGTACTGGACGGCGGCGAAGTGGATCAGGCATTTCGTCCAGTCGCACCCAGAGTACAAGAAGGATAGTGTGGTGAGCGACGACATTACATACGACCTTGTCAAGGCTGCCGAGCAGATTACAAAGTCAGAGGGTCGTGATGGATTGGGAGTTGAGATGCTGGGAAGGCGTCGCTGA
- a CDS encoding Dimer-Tnp-hAT domain containing protein, with the protein MPAKRTCVNALEIATTSKRPRVAARHRGTASQPVLVDTQPFSPSPPPPPLSPRQALVAAPQAPNFEATLRESRAEETIIPPPKGSEHATVAASGAASEAVDKGFSRYPKHCKPPTSLSNRASWVYSHGYRIALRSNVAKVTWICHYCYKHKFTTVGRGIHNVSQSPSAPARHLGEDKKVHGLKPPTSVEAERALWASYNSVSRYVIRLYNYLLLKVIASLSESMSKVYVSFDGWTTKGGKRGYLGIVAHYVDSSGELRDLPIALPQLTGAYTGEAMAEVVMAIFKQFEITVGKLGYFVLDNAHNNNTTINTLALQIGFSATERRLRCGPYTLNLIGQMLLWGEEKESYDNEETERVNEAENMATWRGDGPLGVLVAVINYIKTPQQYALFEKYQKLAIRDQPVNAPTEQHKIKEPVKLVVTRYNSYVSCFKRAKIETEDAYARSRNNKLPAAPDWMSSDGINAHDWQVIAEYIDVLRPLKQATKRLEGRGKSGAFGAIAEVILVFEYLLGVYEDRLQSYEDVIYDEHTESPEDHLAINLRAALVKAREYYNKLDLSPAYYAAIILHPRYKSYLDAAWADKPDWLESSNRKFQHLWAEYKSLPKPRLRSKVRHNDIEDAINSFIKPAGLTENEEDEYEA; encoded by the exons atgccagcaaaaagaacatgcgttaatgctctagaaatcgcgacaacttcgaagcgccctagagtcgcagcgcgtcatcgcgggactgccagccaacctgtgctagtcgatactcagccattctcaccatctccacctcctccaccgctgtcgccgcgtcaagctctcgttgccgcgccacaagcaccaaattttgaagcgaccctccgagagtcgcgcgccgaagagacgatcatcccaccacctaagggcagcgagcatgccactgttgcagcttcaggagcagctagcgaggctgtcgacaAGGGTTTC agtcgctacccaaagcactgcaagccgcccacatcactttcgaaccgagcaagctgggtatacagccatggctatcgcatcgccttgcgcagcaacgtcgcaaaagttacgtggatctgccactattgctataagcacaagttcactactgttggccgtggcatacataacgtctcgcagtctccatcagcgccagcacgtcatctcggagaagacaagaaagttcatggcttgaagcctccaa ctagcgtagaggcagaacgagccttGTGGGCATCttataacagcgtctcacgatacgttatacgcctgtacaactacctgttactAAAGGTTatcgcaagcctttcagaatcaatgagcaaagtctatgtaagctttgacggatggacgacaaaaggtggcaagcgcggttacttaggtatcgtcgcccactacgttgatagctctggcgagctcagggacttgcctattgcgctcccacaactgacaggtgcctacaccggcgaggctatggctgaggtcgtgatggcaatattcaagcagttcgaaatcactgtgggcaagctcggttacttcgtcctcgacaacgcacataacaacaacaccacgattaacactctcgccttgcagatagGCTTTAGCGCTActgagcgtcgccttcgctgcggtccttatacgcttaatctcattggccagatgctactctggggtgaggagaaagagtcctacgacaacgaggagactgagcgcgtgaacgaagctgagaatatggctacttggcgaggcgatggaccattaggagtgcttGTCGCGGTTATtaactacatcaaaacaccacaacagtacgctctttttgagaagtatcagaagctcgctattagggaccagcctgtcaacgcgccaacagaacagcacaaaatcaaggagcccgttAAGCTAGTTGTTACTCGCTAtaactcttacgtttcgtgttttaagcgcgct aagattgaaactgaagacgcgtacgcccgaagtcgtaacaacaagctgcctgcagcgccggattggatgagttctgatgggatcaatgcccatgactggcaggtgattgctgagtatattgatgtgcttAGGCCACtaaaacaagctacaaaacggcttgaaggccgcggcaaaagcggtgcttttggagcaatcgctgaggttattctagtatttgaatacttacttggagtctatgaggaccgcttgcaaagctatgaagacgtcatttatgatgagcatacagagtcacccgaagaccaccttgctatcaacctccgcgctgccctagttaaagcccgcgagtactacaacaagctcgacctctcgccagcttactatgctgctataatccttcatcctcgctacaaaagctaccttgacgcagcgtgggcggataagcctgattggctagagagcagcaaccgcaagtttcaacatttgtgggcggagtacaaaagcttaccgaagccgcgcttacgctCTAAAGTTaggcacaatgatatagaAGACGCTATTAACAGCTTTATTAAGCCggcagggcttacggagaacgaggaggatgaatatgaggcttag
- a CDS encoding mitochondrial import receptor subunit tom22, producing MVKLEEVMDEEFVREQEGPHDDDEWDTDSESDTSSIHSLHPDESLYERILALQDMIPASTRRSVSSKASTISSWFKSGLSMGGKTLWVVSTSALLLGVPWALAYSEEQMIVEQERAELQAQRAQNEFMAPGGAPMPGQPQGAKPAL from the exons ATGGTCAAACTCGAAGAAGTCATGGACGAGGAGTTTGTGCGTGAGCAGGAAGGCCCGCACGACGACGATGAATGGGACACCGATTCCG AGTCCGACACCTCATCCATCCACTCGCTGCACCCAGACGAATCGCTCTACGAGCGCATCCTTGCCCTGCAAGACATGATCCCCGCCAGCACACGCCGCTCCGTCTCGTCGAAAGCGTCCACAATCTCCTCGTGGTTCAAGTCGGGACTGAGCATGGGCGGCAAGACGCTGTGGGTTGTGAGCACGAGTGCTCTGCTGCTGGGTGTGCCGTGGGCGTTGGCGTACAGTGAAGAGCAGATGATTGTTGAGCAGGAGAGGGCTGAGTTGCAGGCGCAACGGGCGCAGAACGAG TTTATGGCTCCTGGTGGTGCGCCGATGCCTGGTCAACCCCAGGGCGCAAAGCCGGCTTTGTAA